From the Oleiharenicola lentus genome, one window contains:
- a CDS encoding ABC transporter permease translates to MIAETFLQDLRIGFRVLLKEKSFCLLAVFVLTLGICAVTTQFTVVNATVLRGFSFPDSHQLMDVQLVDPTNPNANNFNGRVTALDYEDMKAVQTSFSAMAGYMNGSTVNVTYRGTPQRYTGAYVTEQFFPILGIAPILGRNFTAEDNRPGAERVALISHSLWERDYGRNPDIVGEAVRINGRSATIIGVMPPRFNFPVNEQIWIPLYSEFPVRPRTDQAANNIAIVGRLKPGVSAEQAGAEFTGIAANLALANPETNKDVPAARVQALINNFTGPQLRGLMFVMLAFCLGVLLIACVNVMNMQFARATLRAKELAIRSSLGATRVRLIRQMLTESLLLALIGAILGVAGSYWAVDLLSEAVKALPFPLPYWIVFTIDGRVLAATVGTTMLAAIGSGLIPAWLASRTNASDVLKESGRGNTGRMTNLITRGLVVLQILVTSILLVGSLLQLQSILRQQSINYGYDTGSVYSARLGLFEADYPTPQAKRQFYDRVLRQLRANPEVESAAFSSRFRLTFSGNGNIEIEGRTYAKETDRPLANFENVSDGFFTTLGHRLVEGRDFNAEDDDLKQPVAIVNTAFARKFFNGESPLGRRFRTVGPNNFFGPWRTIVGVAPELRMRAPFNGNNGPAGEEGFYVPLYANIFGPVPAALPAPQFSTIVVRPRGGQPGENAAALTRREMQAIDQNLPLYFAGTPQRLLNETLGQNRIIATMFTIFGVVALILAAVGLYGVTSFSVNQRTQEFGIRMALGADNGSILAMVLRQGLIQLGIGLTLGLGAALTAALLAAAGIQNFLFEVKPHDPLTYATVFALLSTVSLLATFIPARRATRVDPMVALRTE, encoded by the coding sequence ATGATCGCTGAAACCTTCCTGCAGGACCTGCGCATCGGGTTCCGCGTCCTCCTCAAGGAAAAATCCTTCTGCCTGCTCGCGGTTTTCGTGCTCACCCTGGGCATTTGCGCCGTCACCACGCAGTTCACCGTCGTCAATGCCACGGTGCTCCGTGGCTTCTCGTTTCCCGACAGCCACCAGCTGATGGACGTGCAGCTCGTGGACCCGACCAACCCGAACGCCAATAACTTCAACGGTCGCGTGACCGCCCTCGATTACGAGGACATGAAGGCCGTGCAGACGTCGTTCTCGGCCATGGCCGGCTACATGAACGGCTCGACCGTCAACGTGACCTACCGCGGCACCCCGCAGCGCTACACCGGCGCCTATGTGACCGAGCAGTTTTTCCCCATCCTCGGGATCGCGCCCATCCTCGGCCGCAACTTCACCGCCGAGGACAACCGCCCGGGCGCCGAGCGCGTCGCCCTCATCAGCCACAGTCTCTGGGAGCGCGATTACGGCCGCAATCCCGACATCGTCGGCGAGGCCGTGCGCATCAACGGCCGCAGCGCGACCATCATCGGCGTGATGCCGCCACGGTTCAATTTCCCGGTCAACGAGCAGATCTGGATTCCCCTCTACAGCGAGTTCCCCGTCCGCCCGCGCACCGACCAGGCGGCCAACAACATCGCCATTGTCGGCCGTCTCAAACCCGGCGTGTCTGCCGAGCAGGCCGGCGCCGAGTTCACCGGCATCGCGGCCAATCTCGCCCTGGCCAATCCCGAGACGAACAAGGACGTGCCCGCCGCGCGCGTGCAGGCGCTCATCAACAATTTCACCGGCCCGCAGCTCCGCGGCCTGATGTTCGTGATGCTCGCCTTCTGCCTCGGCGTGCTGCTCATCGCCTGCGTCAACGTGATGAACATGCAGTTCGCCCGCGCCACCCTGCGCGCCAAGGAGCTGGCCATCCGCTCCTCCCTCGGCGCCACGCGCGTGCGTCTCATCCGGCAGATGCTCACCGAGAGCCTGCTGCTCGCCCTGATCGGCGCCATCCTCGGCGTGGCCGGTTCCTACTGGGCCGTGGACCTGCTCTCCGAGGCCGTGAAGGCCCTGCCCTTCCCGCTGCCCTACTGGATCGTGTTCACCATCGACGGCCGCGTGCTGGCCGCGACCGTCGGCACCACGATGCTCGCCGCCATCGGCTCCGGCCTCATTCCGGCCTGGCTCGCCTCGCGGACGAACGCCTCCGACGTGCTCAAGGAATCCGGCCGCGGCAACACGGGCCGGATGACCAACCTCATCACCCGCGGCCTCGTCGTTCTCCAGATCCTCGTCACCAGCATCCTGCTCGTCGGTTCGCTGCTGCAGTTGCAGTCCATCCTCCGCCAGCAGTCCATCAACTACGGCTACGACACCGGCTCGGTTTATTCCGCGCGCCTCGGGCTGTTCGAGGCCGACTACCCGACCCCGCAGGCGAAGCGCCAGTTCTACGACCGCGTTCTGCGCCAGCTTCGTGCCAACCCCGAGGTCGAGAGCGCGGCCTTCAGCTCGCGCTTCCGCCTGACGTTCTCCGGCAACGGCAACATCGAGATCGAGGGCCGCACCTACGCCAAGGAGACCGACCGGCCGCTGGCCAATTTCGAGAACGTCTCCGATGGATTCTTCACCACGCTCGGCCACCGTCTCGTCGAGGGCCGTGATTTCAACGCCGAGGACGACGACCTCAAGCAGCCCGTCGCCATCGTGAACACCGCCTTCGCGCGGAAGTTCTTCAACGGGGAGAGCCCGCTCGGGCGCCGTTTCCGCACTGTCGGCCCGAACAATTTCTTCGGCCCGTGGCGCACCATCGTCGGCGTGGCGCCCGAGCTCCGGATGCGCGCGCCGTTCAACGGCAACAACGGCCCCGCCGGCGAGGAGGGTTTCTACGTGCCGCTTTACGCCAACATCTTCGGCCCCGTGCCCGCGGCGCTGCCCGCGCCGCAGTTCTCCACCATCGTCGTGCGGCCGCGCGGCGGCCAACCGGGCGAAAACGCCGCGGCTCTCACCCGCCGCGAGATGCAGGCCATCGACCAGAACCTGCCGCTCTATTTCGCCGGCACGCCGCAGCGCCTCTTGAACGAGACGCTCGGGCAAAACCGCATCATCGCCACGATGTTTACCATCTTCGGCGTGGTGGCGCTCATCCTTGCGGCGGTTGGCCTCTACGGCGTCACGTCGTTCTCCGTCAACCAGCGCACGCAGGAGTTCGGTATCCGCATGGCGCTGGGCGCCGACAACGGCAGCATCCTCGCGATGGTGCTGCGCCAGGGCCTGATCCAGCTGGGCATCGGCCTGACGCTCGGCCTCGGCGCCGCCCTCACCGCCGCGTTGCTGGCCGCCGCCGGCATCCAGAACTTCCTGTTCGAGGTGAAGCCCCACGACCCGCTCACCTACGCCACGGTCTTCGCGCTCCTGAGCACTGTCTCGCTCCTCGCCACCTTCATCCCCGCCCGCCGCGCCACCCGCGTGGACCCGATGGTGGCGCTGCGCACGGAATAG
- a CDS encoding zf-HC2 domain-containing protein, translating to MNCRDSESLILAERDGALTKPQLTALSNHVAACPSCLRLRTSVNTATDTYQAGLSAVRVPDADQAWRELQSRMSSPAWREKKRPLAPVIWFGLPVAAAAALAFVLLPHSPETTSPNVVTEARAEFVEAGDATASTLVYVDKESGWLVVWAAEAPAQTSG from the coding sequence ATGAACTGCCGCGACAGCGAATCCCTGATTCTGGCCGAACGGGACGGCGCGCTGACCAAACCTCAGCTCACCGCCCTCTCGAACCATGTCGCGGCCTGCCCGAGTTGTCTGCGTCTCCGGACCTCGGTCAACACAGCAACCGACACCTATCAGGCTGGTCTCTCCGCTGTGCGTGTGCCCGACGCCGACCAAGCGTGGCGCGAACTCCAGAGCCGCATGTCGTCGCCGGCGTGGCGCGAAAAGAAACGTCCGCTCGCCCCGGTCATTTGGTTCGGCCTGCCGGTCGCAGCCGCAGCAGCGCTCGCCTTTGTCCTGCTGCCGCACTCGCCGGAGACCACGTCGCCCAATGTCGTGACCGAGGCCCGGGCCGAATTCGTCGAAGCGGGTGACGCCACGGCTTCGACCTTGGTTTACGTGGACAAGGAAAGCGGCTGGCTCGTCGTCTGGGCCGCCGAAGCGCCCGCTCAAACCAGCGGTTGA
- a CDS encoding ABC transporter ATP-binding protein, whose product MPLLDVRNLRVSFHTRSGVYRAVNDVSFSVERGEILGIVGESGSGKSVTCSTLLGLIPQPPGRIEGGTAHFDGVDLLRCPPAQLRDIRGKRISMIFQDPMTSLNPYLRISEQLIEPLLIHGTVSKTEALARARAMLESVGIPDAGKRLHSYPHEFSGGMRQRVMIAMALITKPDLLIADEPTTALDVTVQAQILELLKKLQAETGMAVIFITHDLAVVSGLCHRVQVMYAGRIVETADTRSIFGNPQHPYTKALQRCIPALQPKGRALYAIPGMPPDLSKPVDEAELLKRFELPPEEPVPAPNAIKPADDAEPMIRVEAIKTHFPLTSGFLIKKQTGLVKAVDEVSFAVRQGEVLGLVGESGSGKSTIARTIMQLIPPTAGTVVLGGKNLTAGTTTEVKEARRHLQMVFQDPFASLNPRLTVFATLAEPLKVHGVVPESEIPARVTRLMEQVGLAPRYSGKYPHEFSGGQRQRIAIARALALEPQVIIADEPVSALDVSIQAQILNLLARLVREMNLTMIFIAHDLSVVKHISDRIAVMYRGKIVEIGSATDVMERPQHPYTKTLISAIPRIEN is encoded by the coding sequence GTGCCGCTTCTCGACGTCCGCAATCTCCGCGTCAGCTTCCACACCCGCTCCGGCGTTTATCGCGCGGTCAACGATGTGAGCTTCAGCGTCGAGCGCGGCGAGATCCTCGGCATCGTCGGCGAGTCCGGCTCCGGCAAATCCGTCACCTGCTCCACCCTGCTCGGCCTGATCCCTCAGCCCCCCGGGCGGATCGAGGGCGGCACGGCCCACTTCGACGGCGTTGACCTGCTTCGTTGCCCGCCGGCCCAGTTGCGCGACATCCGTGGCAAACGGATCTCGATGATCTTCCAGGACCCGATGACCTCGCTGAATCCCTACCTGCGGATTTCCGAGCAGCTCATCGAACCGCTGCTGATCCATGGCACGGTGTCCAAGACGGAAGCCCTCGCCCGCGCCCGGGCCATGCTGGAGTCCGTCGGCATCCCCGACGCCGGCAAGCGCCTGCATTCCTACCCGCACGAATTCTCCGGCGGCATGCGCCAGCGCGTGATGATCGCCATGGCACTCATCACCAAGCCCGACCTGCTGATCGCCGACGAGCCCACCACCGCCCTCGATGTGACGGTGCAGGCGCAGATCCTCGAGCTGCTGAAAAAGCTCCAGGCCGAAACCGGCATGGCCGTGATTTTCATCACGCACGACCTCGCCGTCGTATCCGGACTCTGCCACCGCGTGCAGGTGATGTATGCCGGACGCATCGTCGAGACGGCGGACACGCGTTCCATCTTCGGCAACCCGCAGCATCCCTACACCAAGGCGCTCCAGCGTTGCATCCCCGCGCTCCAACCCAAGGGCCGCGCGCTCTATGCGATCCCGGGCATGCCGCCCGATCTGTCGAAACCGGTGGACGAGGCCGAGCTGTTGAAACGCTTCGAGCTGCCGCCCGAGGAACCGGTGCCTGCACCCAACGCCATCAAGCCTGCCGATGATGCGGAACCGATGATCCGGGTGGAGGCCATCAAGACCCATTTCCCGCTCACCTCCGGCTTCCTCATCAAAAAGCAGACCGGCCTCGTGAAGGCGGTGGACGAAGTCAGCTTCGCGGTGCGCCAGGGCGAGGTGCTTGGCCTGGTCGGCGAGTCCGGCAGCGGCAAGTCCACCATCGCCCGCACCATCATGCAGCTGATCCCGCCCACGGCCGGCACCGTGGTGCTCGGGGGCAAAAACCTCACCGCCGGCACGACCACCGAAGTCAAGGAAGCGCGCCGCCACCTCCAGATGGTTTTCCAGGATCCCTTCGCTTCGCTCAACCCGCGCCTCACCGTCTTTGCCACGCTGGCCGAACCGCTCAAGGTGCATGGCGTGGTGCCCGAGTCCGAGATTCCCGCCCGGGTCACGCGGCTCATGGAACAGGTAGGCCTCGCGCCGCGCTATTCGGGCAAATACCCGCATGAGTTCTCCGGCGGACAACGCCAGCGCATCGCCATCGCGCGCGCCCTCGCCCTTGAGCCGCAGGTCATCATCGCCGACGAACCCGTCTCAGCGCTCGATGTTTCGATTCAGGCACAGATTCTCAATCTGCTGGCCCGCCTCGTCCGCGAGATGAACCTCACGATGATTTTCATCGCTCACGATCTCTCCGTCGTGAAGCACATCTCCGACCGCATCGCCGTCATGTATCGCGGCAAGATCGTCGAAATTGGTTCCGCCACCGACGTGATGGAGCGCCCGCAGCATCCCTACACGAAGACGCTGATCAGCGCGATTCCGCGGATAGAGAATTGA
- a CDS encoding glycosyltransferase produces MSPKPRVIHFVTGGGSGATKVALDVASGHLRSGNFEPLLVMRRKKVPLPTPMQKQIEATGLRTSWVDDWPKWTTRRQLAALIAEFKPQVFAAHGFSEHIWGRQAAFAAQVPVVVHIEQNCERYAFWRLWAARPLTARTSATVCVSQGVADHLRPRGLIGPRLEIIHNGSDPSRYAVGAPPFATRSQDIIMVARFARQKDQPTLIRAAKRLADTGWTGRLILGGDGKPSHRRACEKLAQSLGIAGRVDFLGRVSDAAPLYHRCRAAVLSTHYEGLPLVLIDYMTAGCAAIGSNAPGVPDIIQHGQTGWLFPTGDDAALAETLRRVLAGGPEIEAVAARGQAEVPARFSTGLMIGRYENLFSELLKSSGSPY; encoded by the coding sequence ATGAGCCCGAAGCCCCGCGTCATCCATTTCGTCACCGGTGGCGGCTCCGGCGCCACCAAGGTCGCGCTCGATGTTGCCTCTGGCCATCTTCGCTCCGGAAACTTTGAACCGCTCCTCGTCATGCGGCGGAAGAAAGTCCCGCTGCCCACCCCGATGCAGAAACAGATTGAGGCGACCGGTCTGCGCACGTCCTGGGTGGACGACTGGCCCAAGTGGACGACCCGCCGCCAGCTCGCCGCGCTCATCGCCGAGTTCAAACCGCAGGTCTTCGCCGCGCACGGCTTCAGCGAACACATCTGGGGCCGACAGGCGGCCTTCGCCGCCCAGGTGCCGGTGGTCGTGCACATCGAGCAGAACTGCGAACGCTACGCCTTCTGGCGCCTGTGGGCGGCGCGACCGCTGACCGCCCGCACCAGCGCCACCGTCTGTGTTTCCCAAGGCGTGGCCGACCACCTGCGCCCGCGCGGCCTGATCGGCCCGCGGCTCGAGATCATCCACAACGGCAGCGACCCGTCGCGCTACGCGGTGGGCGCCCCGCCGTTCGCAACGCGCAGCCAGGACATCATCATGGTGGCACGGTTCGCCCGGCAGAAAGACCAGCCCACGCTTATCCGGGCCGCCAAACGCCTCGCCGACACCGGCTGGACCGGCCGCTTGATATTGGGGGGCGACGGCAAGCCCTCGCACCGCCGCGCCTGCGAGAAGCTGGCCCAATCCCTGGGCATTGCCGGCCGCGTTGATTTTCTCGGACGCGTCTCCGACGCCGCTCCGCTTTACCACCGCTGCCGCGCCGCCGTGCTCTCCACGCACTACGAGGGCCTGCCGCTGGTGTTGATTGATTACATGACCGCCGGCTGCGCCGCCATCGGCAGCAACGCCCCGGGCGTGCCCGACATTATCCAGCACGGTCAAACCGGCTGGCTCTTCCCCACCGGCGACGATGCCGCGCTCGCCGAAACCCTGCGCCGGGTGCTCGCCGGCGGCCCGGAGATCGAGGCCGTCGCCGCGCGCGGCCAGGCAGAGGTTCCGGCACGTTTCTCCACCGGACTGATGATCGGTCGTTACGAAAATCTCTTCTCGGAGTTGCTGAAATCGTCCGGATCACCTTACTGA
- a CDS encoding glycosyltransferase family 9 protein, translating into MPWPDLRPLRILVIRYRFIGDTVLAIPTLRNLREAFPNAIIDVLSEPISGDTLAHCPYKNDLLYYGPRLKGERKRQAKFPTGALGAARFLRARGYDRCYILRRSFSSAILPLLAGIPHRVGFATDGRGWLLNRSAPYPDKHEVECFLDVLRADGIPITSTRNENWTDPATDARVDARLADNGRFRVFVCAKSVFDLKDWAPERFAEVLMWLLREQNCEVHFCDSPGNAGYYAQILAGVPAELQAHCHDWSRDLSIREAGSLMRRMQLCLGIDTGFIHIAASFHVPVVGLYGPLEPWRWHPWDTKHTIVRPADVSGPRPLLRVTVAEVQAALEPYLPKS; encoded by the coding sequence ATGCCCTGGCCCGATCTGCGTCCGCTGCGCATTTTGGTGATCCGCTACCGGTTCATCGGTGACACCGTCCTTGCCATCCCTACCCTGCGCAACCTGCGCGAGGCATTTCCAAACGCGATCATCGACGTCCTCAGCGAGCCCATCTCCGGCGACACGCTCGCTCACTGTCCCTACAAGAACGACCTGCTCTACTACGGACCGCGGCTGAAAGGTGAGCGCAAGCGCCAGGCCAAGTTCCCGACCGGCGCGCTTGGTGCCGCCCGCTTCCTCCGCGCCCGCGGCTACGACCGCTGCTACATCCTGCGCCGCTCCTTCTCCAGCGCCATCCTGCCGCTGCTGGCCGGCATTCCGCACCGCGTGGGCTTCGCGACCGACGGCCGCGGCTGGCTCCTCAACCGCAGTGCGCCCTACCCCGACAAGCACGAGGTCGAGTGCTTCCTCGACGTGCTGCGCGCCGACGGCATCCCGATCACGAGCACGCGCAACGAAAACTGGACCGATCCCGCCACCGACGCCCGCGTGGATGCACGCCTCGCCGACAACGGACGCTTCCGCGTCTTCGTCTGCGCCAAATCCGTGTTCGACTTGAAGGACTGGGCCCCGGAACGCTTCGCCGAGGTTCTCATGTGGCTGCTGCGTGAACAGAACTGCGAGGTGCACTTCTGCGACTCGCCCGGCAACGCCGGTTACTACGCGCAGATCCTCGCCGGCGTGCCCGCGGAGCTGCAGGCACACTGCCATGACTGGAGCCGCGATCTTTCCATCCGCGAAGCCGGTTCGCTCATGCGGCGCATGCAGCTGTGCCTTGGCATCGACACGGGCTTCATCCACATCGCCGCGTCGTTCCACGTTCCCGTGGTCGGCCTCTACGGACCGCTCGAGCCGTGGCGCTGGCATCCGTGGGACACCAAGCACACCATCGTGCGCCCGGCTGATGTCTCCGGCCCGCGGCCGCTCCTGCGCGTGACGGTGGCCGAGGTCCAAGCCGCGTTGGAGCCCTACCTGCCCAAATCATGA
- a CDS encoding lysophospholipid acyltransferase family protein, with amino-acid sequence MSRASEQSRLWAPQHWPMWSGLGLFWLCARFLTWSERRRLARGIAWIIFHVVRLRRRVVLVNLRLCFPEKSEEQIRALAFAHYEALAYGLFETTAGWWEPVDQLPAHRVVGVEHLQRALAAGKGVVLLTAHFTTLEICGVYLTARIPVGCLYREPNNPIVAVPMRRHRERVASIAVHFDDLKGLIRALRSGHAIWYAPDQGKRTPGSEILHFFGVPAITNTATAKIAKMTGAAVVPYFARREPDGSYTLVIHPALENFPTDDLSADAVRINRLIEDNIRLAPEQYFWVHKRFKARGEGYPEVY; translated from the coding sequence ATGAGTCGCGCCAGCGAGCAATCCCGCCTCTGGGCTCCCCAGCACTGGCCGATGTGGAGCGGCCTCGGCCTCTTCTGGCTCTGCGCGCGTTTCCTCACCTGGTCGGAGCGCCGCCGCCTAGCGCGGGGAATCGCTTGGATCATCTTCCATGTCGTCCGGCTGCGCCGCCGGGTCGTGCTGGTGAACCTCCGGCTGTGTTTTCCCGAAAAATCCGAGGAGCAAATCCGGGCACTGGCGTTCGCGCATTACGAGGCGCTGGCCTACGGACTCTTTGAAACCACCGCCGGCTGGTGGGAGCCGGTCGATCAGCTCCCCGCCCATCGCGTGGTCGGCGTCGAGCACCTGCAACGCGCCCTCGCCGCGGGCAAGGGCGTGGTCCTGCTGACCGCCCATTTCACCACACTCGAAATCTGCGGCGTGTACCTGACCGCCCGCATCCCCGTCGGCTGCCTTTACCGCGAGCCCAACAACCCGATCGTGGCCGTGCCCATGCGGCGGCACCGGGAGCGCGTCGCCTCCATCGCCGTCCACTTCGACGACCTCAAGGGCCTGATCCGCGCGCTCCGCTCCGGTCACGCGATCTGGTATGCGCCCGACCAGGGCAAGCGCACGCCCGGCTCGGAAATTCTCCATTTCTTCGGCGTGCCCGCCATCACCAACACCGCCACGGCCAAGATCGCCAAGATGACCGGCGCGGCCGTGGTCCCCTACTTCGCCCGCCGCGAGCCCGACGGTTCCTACACGCTCGTCATCCACCCGGCCCTGGAAAATTTCCCCACCGACGACCTGTCCGCCGACGCGGTGCGCATCAACCGGCTCATCGAGGACAACATCCGCCTCGCCCCCGAACAGTATTTCTGGGTCCACAAGCGCTTCAAGGCCCGCGGCGAGGGTTACCCCGAGGTTTACTGA
- a CDS encoding DUF4254 domain-containing protein encodes MVSASEIAAHQAALTARWHQTAPAATGEGFARLIEENHLRNFSLWHEEDIARRDDLGSEPIYRAKRNIDRFNQERNNFAEEMDKALVATLKPRESGCPRNSETPGMIIDRLSILALKEYHMHEETVRPEASAEHRAKCAEKLARIRRQRDDLTACLGELLADVAAGRRTFSVYFQFKMYNDPALNPQLYRQPAKA; translated from the coding sequence ATGGTCTCCGCCTCCGAGATTGCCGCCCACCAGGCCGCGCTGACCGCGCGCTGGCACCAAACCGCCCCCGCCGCCACCGGCGAGGGCTTTGCGCGTCTGATCGAGGAAAATCACCTCCGCAACTTCTCCCTCTGGCACGAGGAGGACATCGCCCGCCGGGACGATCTCGGCTCCGAGCCGATCTACCGCGCCAAGCGCAACATCGACCGCTTCAACCAGGAGCGAAACAACTTTGCCGAGGAGATGGACAAGGCCCTTGTCGCCACACTCAAGCCCCGCGAGTCGGGCTGCCCGCGCAACTCCGAGACGCCCGGCATGATCATCGACCGCCTTTCCATCCTCGCGCTCAAGGAATACCACATGCACGAGGAAACCGTCCGACCCGAAGCCTCGGCCGAGCACCGCGCCAAGTGTGCCGAGAAGCTCGCCCGTATCCGCCGCCAGCGCGACGACCTCACCGCCTGCCTGGGCGAACTGCTCGCCGACGTGGCTGCCGGTCGCCGCACCTTCTCGGTCTATTTCCAGTTCAAGATGTATAACGACCCGGCGCTGAACCCCCAGCTCTACCGTCAGCCCGCCAAGGCATGA
- a CDS encoding glycosyltransferase, translating to MVNVICMKWGTKYGPEYVNTLRSMLNRHLKRPHRFICFTDDGTGIVPGVEIKPLPTMDLPPDKERGWRKLSTFQNPFSDLTGPTLFLDLDIAITGSIDCFFDHPGEFCIIRDWAKPDKTGNSSVYRFTAGAHPDILEFFLKHIDQVKAEVRNEQEYLTRQMNRKGLVTYWPEEWCVSFKHSCLATFPLNLFLTPRLPEGAKIVVFHGNPNPPEAVVGKSKNLYRHVRPTPWVAEHWR from the coding sequence ATGGTCAATGTGATCTGCATGAAGTGGGGCACGAAATACGGCCCTGAATACGTGAACACGCTGCGTTCGATGCTCAACCGCCACCTGAAGCGGCCGCATCGCTTCATCTGCTTCACCGACGACGGCACGGGCATCGTCCCGGGCGTCGAGATCAAGCCGCTGCCGACGATGGACCTGCCGCCCGACAAGGAGCGCGGCTGGCGCAAGCTTTCCACGTTTCAGAACCCGTTCTCCGACCTGACCGGACCAACGCTGTTTCTGGACCTCGACATCGCGATCACGGGCAGCATCGACTGCTTCTTTGATCATCCGGGTGAGTTTTGCATTATCCGCGACTGGGCCAAACCCGACAAGACGGGCAACTCCTCGGTTTACCGTTTCACGGCCGGGGCCCATCCGGACATCCTGGAATTCTTCCTGAAGCACATCGACCAGGTGAAAGCCGAGGTGCGTAACGAGCAGGAATACCTCACCCGGCAAATGAACCGGAAGGGACTCGTGACTTACTGGCCGGAGGAGTGGTGCGTAAGCTTCAAACACAGCTGTCTGGCCACGTTTCCGCTCAACCTTTTCCTGACGCCCCGCCTGCCCGAGGGCGCCAAGATCGTGGTCTTCCACGGCAATCCAAACCCGCCGGAGGCCGTCGTCGGCAAGAGCAAGAACCTCTACCGTCATGTGCGCCCCACGCCCTGGGTCGCCGAGCACTGGCGCTAA
- a CDS encoding glycosyltransferase family 9 protein has translation MPEMLIIMTSPLRDIAHGLQVAASIKAQKPEWRISWIVRDIFAPLVRSSSAVDRVFVFQRYEGARGFLRMMREVRKHEFDLVCDFQGLLRTGLMTKWARGLRKVGRTDSREGSGFFYQQRSPLPAEGRQAHLLDIMLQFCTVAGAEPRLTGPLHFRDLERLNLSFMDPRKGQRPILIFPDSGQHSKKWNGFSQLTAMLIREGGRKVVWAGSHYLPCKESFPEGAFVNLTGNTSLTSLPALLAKADWVISNDSGPMHLSAAMGLKTIGLFGPTDPRRFGPYPVKSPTNYAIQAPVGDLANLSAKEVYYLFNRIEASLQRSQAKAAMAHVS, from the coding sequence ATGCCGGAAATGCTCATCATCATGACCTCGCCGCTGCGCGACATCGCGCACGGGTTGCAGGTGGCGGCATCGATCAAGGCGCAGAAGCCGGAATGGCGCATTTCCTGGATCGTGCGCGATATCTTCGCCCCCCTGGTGCGCTCGTCGTCGGCCGTGGACCGGGTATTTGTTTTCCAGCGCTACGAGGGCGCCCGCGGTTTCCTCCGGATGATGCGCGAGGTGCGAAAGCACGAGTTCGACCTCGTGTGTGACTTCCAAGGCCTGCTGCGCACCGGCCTCATGACCAAATGGGCGCGCGGCCTCCGCAAGGTCGGGCGCACGGACTCGCGCGAAGGCTCGGGCTTTTTCTACCAGCAACGTTCGCCGCTGCCCGCCGAAGGCCGGCAGGCGCACCTGTTGGATATCATGCTCCAGTTTTGCACCGTGGCCGGCGCCGAGCCCCGGTTGACCGGCCCGTTACATTTCCGCGACCTTGAGCGGCTCAACCTGAGCTTCATGGATCCGCGGAAAGGGCAGCGCCCGATCCTGATCTTCCCCGACAGCGGCCAGCACAGCAAGAAGTGGAATGGCTTCAGCCAGCTCACCGCGATGCTGATTCGCGAGGGCGGCCGCAAGGTCGTCTGGGCGGGCAGCCATTATCTGCCGTGCAAGGAGTCGTTTCCCGAGGGCGCCTTTGTCAACCTCACCGGCAACACCAGCCTGACCTCGCTGCCGGCATTGCTCGCGAAAGCTGACTGGGTGATCTCCAACGACAGCGGCCCGATGCATCTTTCCGCCGCGATGGGGCTGAAGACCATCGGCTTGTTCGGGCCGACCGATCCGCGCCGCTTCGGACCTTACCCGGTCAAGAGTCCGACCAACTACGCCATCCAGGCGCCGGTGGGCGATCTGGCGAATCTCTCGGCGAAGGAAGTATATTACCTCTTCAACCGCATCGAGGCCTCGCTGCAGCGCAGCCAGGCCAAGGCGGCGATGGCGCACGTCAGCTGA